In Methanosarcina siciliae T4/M, one genomic interval encodes:
- a CDS encoding ferredoxin: protein MADKANKVSENVPGPYYCDYECIACNLCVDTSPENFKMNDDESNAYVYKQPENDEEKSACEEALDACPVEAIGNDG, encoded by the coding sequence ATGGCTGATAAGGCAAATAAAGTTTCTGAAAATGTTCCAGGACCTTATTATTGTGACTATGAATGCATCGCGTGTAACCTGTGTGTGGATACATCACCAGAAAATTTCAAAATGAATGACGATGAATCCAATGCTTATGTATATAAGCAGCCGGAAAATGACGAGGAAAAGAGTGCCTGTGAAGAGGCACTGGACGCGTGCCCTGTTGAAGCAATAGGAAACGACGGCTGA
- a CDS encoding winged helix-turn-helix domain-containing protein — MNSEPLTEGQNLGGKKNQSASREPIGPLESIPDYFLKYDVESNYFEELHSIKEEVTSLRNEFSRFLQRTNQQHIDSMVEDMRKSFMRPMVDYLCEDASDRMSNQMTRDCGMRELCETTFKDILHETAGLVGKGRVDSATVKIYRDRIEKLKKEAKKPQCSKCISEASNLFEKQVKLMRSLQIYEDREEKGEKSDISAIKPDRIVTEVCEPVANKQRLLMLKALSGESKTFSELSKLTGLRGGNLLFHLQKLLDTGMVLQRSERGDYIITRKGYSTLQGLSRIYSEIELTE; from the coding sequence ATGAACTCCGAACCCCTGACAGAGGGCCAGAACCTGGGCGGAAAAAAGAACCAATCAGCTAGCAGGGAACCCATAGGTCCACTTGAAAGTATTCCTGACTATTTTTTGAAATATGATGTTGAGAGCAATTACTTCGAAGAACTGCATTCCATAAAAGAAGAAGTTACCTCCCTCCGGAACGAATTTTCCCGATTCCTGCAGCGGACAAACCAGCAACATATTGATAGTATGGTTGAAGATATGCGAAAAAGTTTCATGAGGCCTATGGTTGACTATCTTTGCGAGGACGCAAGCGATCGGATGAGCAACCAGATGACGCGGGATTGCGGAATGAGGGAGCTCTGTGAAACGACATTTAAAGACATTTTACACGAAACGGCAGGACTTGTCGGAAAAGGAAGAGTCGATTCCGCAACGGTTAAAATCTACAGGGACAGGATTGAAAAGCTCAAGAAAGAAGCAAAAAAACCTCAATGCAGCAAGTGCATCTCAGAAGCAAGCAACCTTTTTGAAAAACAGGTAAAACTTATGCGCTCCCTTCAGATCTATGAGGATCGGGAAGAAAAGGGTGAAAAAAGTGATATCAGTGCAATTAAGCCTGACAGGATAGTTACCGAGGTCTGCGAGCCCGTAGCCAATAAACAGAGGCTTTTGATGTTGAAAGCCCTTTCTGGGGAAAGCAAGACCTTCTCCGAACTATCAAAACTCACCGGGCTTCGCGGCGGAAACCTGCTCTTCCACCTGCAGAAACTGCTCGACACAGGCATGGTTTTACAGCGGAGCGAACGCGGGGACTACATTATCACAAGAAAGGGGTATTCCACCCTCCAGGGGCTCTCCAGAATCTATTCCGAAATCGAACTCACGGAATAA